In Lentibacillus sp. JNUCC-1, the genomic window GACATCCTTACCTACCTCCCCTAATCACTGTCTGCAAGCTCCCGAACTTTCCGTTTAACCGGTCAATTAAAGCCTGATAATAAATTTGATTCTTAGCCAGTTCAGCCATTTCTTTATCTATATCGACATTATTGCCATTATGATTATAAACAGTTTGGGAATTATTGGATGTTCGGTAGGGCTGTTGGGGATTGCCCGCTGAAAAAGTGAGGTGCTTGGGATGTGTGCGTTTTGCTGCAAGAGGCTCATCCATAAATTTATGAAGTTCATCTTTAAATTGTACATTTTTCGCTTTATAGTGTGGTGTGTCAACATTGGCTATGTTGTTCGAGATGGCTTTGTTTT contains:
- the flgB gene encoding flagellar basal body rod protein FlgB, with translation MSLFGGTIKTLEHGLDFASAKNKAISNNIANVDTPHYKAKNVQFKDELHKFMDEPLAAKRTHPKHLTFSAGNPQQPYRTSNNSQTVYNHNGNNVDIDKEMAELAKNQIYYQALIDRLNGKFGSLQTVIRGGR